The Haloferax sp. Atlit-12N genome window below encodes:
- the carA gene encoding glutamine-hydrolyzing carbamoyl-phosphate synthase small subunit, which translates to MSDAYLALEDGRVVEARGRVPGRTRGELVFTTAYTGYEESLTDPSYEEQVLTFSYPLIGNYGVRAERFESDRVHPRAAVAREFTEEVVEWLADEGVPAVDHLDTRDLVTSIREEGAMKVGIAVGEDVTPEDAKEELAQCKGMSEHVDIGAQVTTTELTTFEGDGDTTVALVDCGAKGSIVDSIVDRGATVHVLPYDADAEDVSALEPDVLFISNGPGDPENYTATRELVEEFAGEVPLAGICLGQQIVASALGGTTEKMAFGHRGVNQPVRDLQTGKVVMTTQNHGYTVADPGDKLDVTQVNVNDDTAEGLASEELSVITRQYHPEAHPGPHDSLGFFDDVLAMAGTEGNEHKPRAVASD; encoded by the coding sequence ATGTCGGACGCCTATCTGGCGCTGGAAGACGGTCGCGTGGTCGAAGCGCGTGGCCGTGTTCCGGGGCGCACACGCGGTGAACTGGTGTTCACAACCGCATATACGGGATACGAAGAGAGTCTGACCGACCCTTCGTACGAAGAACAAGTTCTCACCTTCTCGTACCCCCTCATCGGGAACTACGGCGTCCGAGCCGAGCGATTCGAGTCCGACCGGGTCCACCCTCGGGCGGCCGTCGCACGCGAGTTCACCGAGGAGGTCGTCGAGTGGCTCGCCGACGAGGGCGTCCCGGCGGTCGACCACCTCGACACGCGCGACCTCGTCACGTCCATCCGCGAGGAGGGCGCGATGAAGGTCGGAATCGCCGTCGGCGAGGACGTGACCCCCGAGGACGCGAAGGAGGAACTCGCGCAGTGCAAGGGCATGAGCGAACACGTCGACATCGGCGCGCAGGTAACCACGACCGAACTCACGACGTTCGAGGGCGACGGCGACACCACCGTCGCGCTCGTCGACTGCGGCGCGAAGGGCTCCATCGTGGACTCCATCGTCGACCGCGGCGCGACGGTCCACGTGCTCCCCTACGATGCGGACGCCGAGGACGTGTCCGCGCTCGAACCCGACGTGCTGTTCATCTCGAACGGCCCCGGCGACCCCGAGAACTACACCGCGACGCGCGAACTCGTCGAGGAGTTCGCCGGCGAGGTCCCGCTGGCGGGCATCTGCCTCGGCCAGCAGATCGTCGCCAGCGCGCTCGGCGGCACCACCGAGAAGATGGCCTTCGGCCACCGCGGCGTCAACCAGCCGGTCCGCGACCTCCAGACCGGCAAAGTCGTCATGACGACCCAGAACCACGGCTACACCGTCGCCGACCCCGGCGACAAGCTCGACGTGACGCAGGTCAACGTCAACGACGACACCGCCGAGGGCCTCGCCAGCGAGGAACTGAGCGTCATCACACGCCAGTACCACCCCGAAGCCCACCCCGGTCCTCACGACTCGCTCGGCTTCTTCGACGACGTGCTCGCCATGGCGGGTACAGAGGGAAACGAGCATAAGCCCCGAGCCGTCGCCTCGGACTGA
- a CDS encoding Lrp/AsnC family transcriptional regulator, which translates to MDELDRRILDILRRDARTPNTEIAAEVGTSEGTVRNRVERLVEEGVIERFTISTRTGNLKAMIEVTVAVDVDTNDVSELMADWKDVDFVWQVSGEEDIVLVVDAADTRAVNDLITRAREHDDVKSTKTRLILDERLG; encoded by the coding sequence ATGGACGAGCTTGACCGACGTATCCTCGATATCCTTCGACGGGACGCTCGGACCCCCAACACGGAGATTGCGGCCGAAGTCGGGACCTCCGAGGGGACCGTCAGAAACCGCGTCGAGCGGTTGGTCGAGGAGGGCGTCATCGAGCGCTTTACGATTTCGACCCGCACGGGGAACCTGAAGGCGATGATAGAGGTGACCGTCGCGGTCGACGTGGACACCAACGACGTGTCCGAGTTGATGGCCGACTGGAAGGACGTCGACTTCGTCTGGCAGGTCTCCGGCGAGGAGGACATCGTCCTCGTCGTCGACGCCGCCGACACCCGCGCCGTCAACGACCTCATCACCCGCGCCCGCGAGCACGACGACGTGAAGAGCACGAAGACCCGCCTGATTCTCGACGAGCGTCTCGGCTAA
- a CDS encoding NUDIX domain-containing protein, whose amino-acid sequence MSNAAADEATELHKNAAQDVIAVDSDDNAEGTVNRLDAHTGDGIRHRAFTCLVFNEEGQILLAQRAPNKRLWDTSWDGTVASHPVEGQTQEEATEERLEEELGISPDQYSDLRVTDKFEYKRYYENAGLEWEVCAVLKVTLEDTTLDPDEEEIAGMLWVDYEHLHDHPEWYRQLRLCPWFEIAMRRDFE is encoded by the coding sequence ATGAGCAACGCAGCAGCCGACGAGGCTACTGAACTCCACAAGAACGCAGCGCAGGACGTTATCGCCGTCGACTCCGACGACAACGCGGAGGGGACGGTCAACCGACTCGATGCCCACACGGGCGACGGCATCCGCCACCGCGCCTTCACCTGCCTCGTGTTCAACGAGGAGGGCCAGATACTCCTCGCCCAGCGCGCGCCCAACAAGCGCCTGTGGGACACCTCCTGGGACGGCACCGTCGCCTCCCACCCCGTCGAGGGCCAGACCCAAGAGGAAGCCACCGAAGAGCGCCTCGAAGAGGAACTCGGCATCTCGCCCGACCAGTACTCCGACCTCCGCGTCACGGACAAGTTCGAGTACAAGCGCTACTACGAGAACGCCGGCCTCGAATGGGAGGTCTGTGCCGTCCTGAAGGTCACGCTCGAAGACACCACACTCGACCCCGACGAAGAGGAAATCGCGGGCATGCTCTGGGTCGACTACGAGCACCTCCACGACCACCCCGAGTGGTACCGTCAACTGCGTCTCTGTCCGTGGTTCGAAATCGCCATGCGCCGTGACTTCGAGTAG
- a CDS encoding desampylase — protein MTSSRLALEADARRSILSHAREGAARDPPAEVCGVLAGDSDARTVTDVHPVSNVADDPRVAYELDPEETVSIIEAVETAGDDAVGFYHSHPESDPVPSATDREQASWPGYVYLICSPDGRMNAYEWTGNEFHELTIAVE, from the coding sequence GTGACTTCGAGTAGGCTCGCCCTCGAAGCCGACGCCCGACGTTCGATTCTCTCGCACGCCCGCGAGGGTGCCGCCCGCGACCCGCCCGCGGAGGTCTGCGGCGTCCTCGCCGGCGACAGCGACGCGCGCACCGTCACCGACGTCCACCCGGTTTCGAACGTCGCCGACGACCCGCGGGTCGCCTACGAACTCGACCCCGAGGAGACGGTTTCGATTATCGAAGCCGTCGAGACGGCGGGCGACGACGCGGTCGGCTTCTACCACTCGCACCCCGAGTCCGACCCCGTCCCGAGCGCGACCGACCGAGAACAGGCGTCGTGGCCGGGCTACGTCTATCTCATCTGCTCGCCCGACGGCCGGATGAATGCGTACGAGTGGACCGGAAACGAGTTCCACGAACTCACTATCGCGGTCGAGTGA
- a CDS encoding SDR family NAD(P)-dependent oxidoreductase, whose translation MEPDRYDDLDGQVALVTGANRGIGRQIAENLRDRGATVYAGSRSVTNETPEGTERVLLDVTQEGDIEEVVDGIFADQSRLDILVNNAGVGGEGEDIVAEPTERIDRTLGVNLRGPMLLCKHAVPLLLQSDGGRVVNVSSGMGALGEEQSGGSPAYRISKTGLNGLTAYLDGQYGDDGLIANSVCPGWVRTDMGGEEANRPVEKGAETPTWLATFKPGAPAGKFWRDKEVIDW comes from the coding sequence ATGGAACCCGACCGCTACGACGACCTCGACGGACAGGTCGCGCTCGTCACCGGCGCGAACCGCGGCATCGGCCGCCAGATAGCCGAGAACCTCCGCGACCGCGGCGCGACGGTGTACGCGGGGTCGCGCAGCGTCACGAACGAGACGCCCGAGGGGACGGAACGCGTCCTCCTCGACGTGACCCAAGAGGGCGACATCGAGGAGGTCGTCGACGGCATCTTCGCCGACCAGAGCCGCCTCGACATCCTCGTCAACAACGCCGGCGTCGGCGGCGAGGGCGAGGACATCGTCGCCGAACCGACCGAGCGAATCGACCGCACCCTCGGCGTCAACCTCCGCGGGCCGATGCTCCTGTGCAAGCACGCGGTTCCCCTCCTCCTCCAGTCCGACGGCGGCCGCGTCGTCAACGTCTCGTCTGGCATGGGTGCGCTCGGCGAGGAGCAGTCCGGCGGGTCGCCCGCGTATCGAATCTCGAAGACAGGCCTCAACGGCCTCACCGCCTATCTCGACGGCCAGTACGGCGACGACGGCCTCATCGCCAACTCGGTGTGTCCCGGCTGGGTCCGCACCGACATGGGCGGCGAGGAGGCGAACCGGCCGGTCGAGAAAGGCGCGGAGACGCCGACGTGGCTCGCGACGTTCAAGCCCGGCGCGCCCGCGGGGAAGTTCTGGCGCGACAAGGAAGTCATCGACTGGTAA
- the kynU gene encoding kynureninase, with the protein MTDDLTVEAARQMDAADPLSDLRDRFLVPEGELYMDGNSLGPLSVDAEAALERVIDEWRDLAIRGWTDADPEWFTYGERLGERLAPLVGANPDEVVVANSTTVNIHALVGTFYDPARGEKIVVDDLDFPTDHYAIRAQLRAAGRDPDEALRVVESRDGRTIETEDVLDAIDDDVGMVFLPSVLYRSGQLFDIETITEAAHEAGALAGFDLAHSVGAVPHRLSEVGADFAVWCHYKYLNAGPGSIAGLYVNERHFGVTPALAGWWGNDKETQFDMAMTYEPAQSAGAFQSGTVPVLSAAPLDGALDIVEDAGGVAALREKSLALTDYLIDLVDERLPECEVGTPRDPAARGGHVAVEHPEAYRVSLALKERGVVVDYRQPNVVRMAPAPAYVGFEDVYRAVEHLREILDGKDYEAFEKQSGGVT; encoded by the coding sequence ATGACCGACGACCTCACCGTCGAGGCCGCCCGCCAGATGGACGCGGCGGACCCGCTTTCGGACCTCCGTGACCGCTTTTTGGTCCCCGAGGGCGAACTGTACATGGACGGTAACTCGCTCGGCCCGCTCTCCGTCGACGCCGAAGCGGCGCTCGAACGCGTCATCGACGAGTGGCGCGACCTCGCCATCCGCGGGTGGACCGACGCCGACCCGGAGTGGTTCACCTACGGCGAGCGACTGGGCGAGCGACTCGCCCCGCTCGTCGGCGCGAACCCCGACGAGGTCGTCGTCGCCAACTCCACTACCGTCAACATCCACGCGCTCGTCGGGACGTTCTACGACCCCGCCCGCGGCGAGAAAATCGTCGTCGACGACCTCGACTTCCCGACGGACCACTACGCGATTCGCGCGCAACTCCGGGCGGCCGGCCGCGACCCCGACGAGGCGCTCCGCGTGGTCGAGAGCCGCGACGGGCGGACCATCGAGACCGAGGACGTGCTCGACGCCATCGACGACGACGTGGGAATGGTGTTTCTCCCGTCGGTCCTCTACCGGAGCGGCCAGCTGTTCGATATCGAGACCATCACCGAGGCGGCTCACGAGGCCGGCGCGCTGGCCGGCTTCGACCTCGCGCACTCGGTCGGTGCGGTCCCGCACCGCCTCTCCGAGGTTGGCGCGGACTTCGCCGTCTGGTGTCACTACAAGTATCTCAACGCCGGCCCCGGTTCCATCGCCGGCCTCTACGTCAACGAGCGCCACTTCGGCGTCACGCCCGCCCTCGCCGGCTGGTGGGGCAACGACAAGGAGACGCAGTTCGACATGGCGATGACCTACGAGCCGGCCCAGTCGGCCGGCGCGTTCCAGTCGGGGACGGTCCCGGTGCTGTCCGCGGCCCCCCTCGACGGCGCGCTCGACATCGTCGAGGACGCCGGCGGCGTGGCCGCCCTCCGCGAGAAGTCGCTGGCGCTCACGGACTACCTCATCGACCTCGTGGACGAGCGACTGCCGGAGTGCGAGGTCGGCACGCCGCGTGACCCCGCGGCCCGCGGCGGCCACGTCGCGGTCGAACACCCCGAGGCCTACCGCGTCAGCCTCGCGCTCAAGGAACGGGGCGTCGTCGTGGACTACCGCCAGCCGAACGTCGTCCGCATGGCTCCCGCGCCGGCGTACGTCGGCTTCGAGGACGTGTACCGGGCGGTCGAGCACCTGCGTGAGATTCTGGACGGGAAAGACTACGAGGCGTTCGAGAAGCAGAGCGGCGGGGTGACGTAA
- a CDS encoding alpha/beta hydrolase: protein MVRSDGDDRPDGESRPDADDADNSDFDAAVADRAADLDPQARAAVAEVERLGLPEWSALGVESARRVEDEVFSAGDAPEVARVTNFAIDGESGERAASVHEIPLRIYHPEPGETRPALVFFHGGLWAMGTLGSIDGVCRRLAVRSGRVVVSVDYRLAPEHPFPAGLGDCVRAVEWVAEHGASVGADADRLAVAGTSAGGNLAAAVCLHAREFGGPNIERQVLLYPMTDCSADHDSLRENTDGPLLTRDDVLWAHDTYLRNPVDRYNPFAAPLRADSHTDLPPAYVVTAGFDPLRDEGAAYASALDAAGVDVVHDHEAAMPHGFLSLAADVDAADAALDRVAGALENEG, encoded by the coding sequence ATGGTTCGCTCCGACGGCGACGACCGACCTGATGGCGAGTCCCGGCCCGACGCCGACGACGCCGACAATAGCGATTTCGACGCCGCGGTCGCCGACCGCGCGGCCGACCTCGACCCACAGGCCCGCGCGGCCGTCGCCGAGGTCGAGCGACTGGGGCTCCCCGAGTGGTCCGCGCTCGGCGTCGAGAGCGCCCGCCGGGTCGAAGACGAGGTGTTCTCGGCCGGCGACGCGCCCGAGGTCGCCCGCGTTACGAACTTCGCAATCGACGGCGAGAGCGGCGAGAGAGCGGCGTCTGTCCACGAGATTCCGCTCCGCATCTATCATCCCGAACCCGGTGAGACGCGCCCCGCGCTCGTCTTCTTCCACGGCGGCCTCTGGGCGATGGGCACGCTGGGTTCAATCGACGGCGTCTGCCGACGGCTCGCGGTCCGTTCGGGTCGCGTCGTCGTCTCGGTCGACTACCGACTCGCGCCCGAACACCCGTTTCCCGCCGGTCTCGGCGACTGCGTGCGGGCGGTCGAGTGGGTCGCGGAACACGGCGCGTCCGTCGGCGCAGACGCTGACCGCCTCGCCGTCGCGGGGACGAGCGCTGGCGGCAACCTCGCGGCCGCGGTCTGTCTCCACGCTCGCGAGTTCGGTGGCCCCAATATCGAGAGACAGGTTCTCCTGTACCCGATGACCGACTGCTCGGCCGACCACGACTCGCTCCGGGAGAACACCGACGGCCCGCTTCTCACCCGCGACGACGTGCTGTGGGCCCACGACACCTACCTCCGGAACCCGGTGGACCGTTACAACCCCTTCGCCGCGCCGCTTCGGGCCGACTCGCACACCGACCTCCCGCCCGCGTACGTCGTCACCGCCGGCTTCGACCCGCTTCGGGACGAGGGCGCGGCCTACGCGTCGGCGCTCGACGCCGCCGGAGTCGACGTCGTCCACGACCACGAGGCCGCCATGCCGCACGGCTTTCTGAGCCTCGCGGCCGACGTCGACGCGGCGGACGCGGCGCTCGACCGGGTCGCGGGAGCGCTGGAAAACGAGGGCTGA
- a CDS encoding AIR synthase family protein: MTDLGKVDREFFDEYIYPRLGAARDDVALGPTHGVDFGLLDIDGTAVAIATDPVSVLPALGFERAGRFAIDIVLSDIAVSGLDPSHLAVSFTLPPEMTDAQFAELWEAMHDEADDLGVSIVTGHTARYAGCSYPWVGGATALAVGDHDDVVRPDGAKPGDDVLVTKGPGVEATGLLTTLFPGAFADLDADVLDAAQARLDETDAVRDAMTVSAAGGRGVHAMHDATECGVHGALNEIAESAGVQLEIDESSIPLRPGVRETCEFLGIDPWRSTTAGSLVVATDPAVTDDVVAALDARGTPVGVAGTVVAGKGVVVDGERIEHPDVDPSWAAYDRLAREAEESDADE; the protein is encoded by the coding sequence ATGACCGACCTCGGAAAGGTCGACCGCGAGTTCTTCGACGAGTACATCTACCCGCGGTTGGGCGCGGCCCGCGACGACGTGGCGCTCGGCCCGACCCACGGCGTCGACTTCGGCCTCCTCGACATCGACGGCACCGCCGTCGCCATCGCGACCGACCCCGTCTCCGTGCTTCCCGCGCTCGGCTTCGAGCGCGCGGGCCGGTTCGCCATCGACATCGTCCTCTCGGACATCGCCGTCTCGGGGCTGGACCCCTCGCACCTCGCCGTCTCCTTTACGCTCCCGCCCGAGATGACCGACGCGCAGTTCGCCGAACTCTGGGAAGCGATGCACGACGAGGCCGACGACCTCGGCGTCAGCATCGTCACCGGCCACACCGCCCGCTACGCCGGCTGTTCGTACCCGTGGGTCGGCGGCGCGACCGCGCTCGCCGTCGGCGACCACGACGACGTGGTCCGCCCGGACGGCGCGAAACCCGGCGACGACGTGCTCGTGACGAAGGGGCCGGGCGTCGAGGCGACCGGGCTCCTGACGACGCTGTTCCCGGGCGCCTTCGCCGACCTCGACGCCGACGTACTCGACGCCGCGCAGGCGCGACTCGACGAGACCGACGCCGTCCGCGACGCGATGACCGTCTCGGCGGCCGGCGGCCGCGGCGTCCACGCCATGCACGACGCCACCGAGTGCGGCGTCCACGGCGCGCTCAACGAAATCGCCGAGAGCGCGGGCGTCCAACTCGAAATCGACGAGTCGAGCATCCCGCTTCGCCCCGGCGTCCGCGAGACCTGCGAGTTCCTCGGCATCGACCCGTGGCGCTCGACCACCGCCGGGTCGCTCGTCGTCGCCACCGACCCCGCCGTCACGGACGACGTGGTCGCCGCGCTCGACGCCCGCGGCACCCCCGTCGGCGTCGCCGGCACCGTCGTCGCGGGCAAAGGTGTCGTCGTCGACGGCGAGCGAATCGAACACCCCGACGTGGACCCCTCGTGGGCCGCCTACGACCGACTCGCCCGCGAGGCCGAGGAGTCGGACGCCGACGAATAA
- a CDS encoding alpha/beta fold hydrolase, translating to MAKQSGLSRDDVELSVEATSRRIDAGEVTLHAVEAGPEDGELVVLLHGFPECWYAWTDYLRPLTEAGYRVVALDQRGYNLSDRPSGVEWYSIDELADDVVGVADALGHEKAHVVGHDWGGAVAWWTALHHRDRVQSLTAMNLPHPAVLARHLRRDPAQQLRSWYVLFFQLPKLPELLAPVGDWAVLERTMTGSALPGTFSATDLDCYRAAWSVSGAYGSMVDWYRAVARERPRPRVETVEPPTLVVWGSRDRFLRPKMARESLAFCEDGHLKTFEEATHWIHHEEPVAVARALVEHLDDAWRTPNNTPDEAGHRPV from the coding sequence ATGGCGAAGCAATCGGGGCTGTCGCGCGACGACGTGGAGCTGTCCGTCGAGGCGACGAGCCGCCGCATCGACGCGGGTGAGGTCACGCTCCACGCGGTCGAAGCCGGACCGGAAGACGGCGAACTCGTCGTCCTCCTCCACGGCTTCCCGGAGTGTTGGTACGCGTGGACGGACTACCTCCGCCCGTTGACCGAAGCGGGTTACCGGGTCGTCGCACTCGACCAGCGCGGCTACAACCTGAGCGACCGCCCCTCGGGCGTCGAGTGGTACAGCATCGACGAACTCGCCGACGACGTGGTCGGCGTCGCGGACGCGCTCGGCCACGAGAAGGCCCACGTCGTCGGTCACGACTGGGGTGGCGCGGTTGCGTGGTGGACGGCGCTCCACCACCGCGACCGGGTGCAGTCGCTCACCGCGATGAACCTCCCACACCCGGCGGTGCTCGCCCGCCACCTCAGACGCGACCCGGCCCAACAGCTTCGGAGCTGGTACGTCCTGTTCTTCCAACTGCCGAAGCTCCCCGAACTCCTCGCCCCCGTCGGCGACTGGGCCGTCCTGGAGCGGACGATGACCGGCTCCGCGCTCCCCGGCACGTTCTCGGCGACCGACCTCGACTGCTATCGCGCCGCGTGGTCGGTCTCCGGAGCCTACGGCTCGATGGTCGACTGGTACCGGGCGGTCGCCCGCGAGCGCCCGCGACCCCGCGTCGAGACGGTCGAACCCCCGACGCTCGTCGTCTGGGGGAGCCGCGACCGGTTCCTCCGGCCGAAGATGGCGCGCGAGAGCCTCGCGTTCTGCGAGGACGGCCACCTCAAGACGTTCGAGGAGGCGACCCACTGGATCCACCACGAGGAGCCGGTGGCCGTCGCCCGCGCGCTCGTCGAACACCTCGACGACGCGTGGCGGACCCCGAACAACACCCCCGACGAGGCGGGCCACCGTCCGGTCTGA
- a CDS encoding amino acid permease, giving the protein MTDEELAKDLGPLAALTIGIGTMIGAGIFVLPGAAVQQAGPLSAAAFVLGGVIALLTAMSASELGTAMPKSGGAYYYINHALGPLFGSVAGWGNWMGLAFASAFYMTGFGQYVVTFLPIPSLVLGGVTVSAVKLVALAGGLLFVFINYVGAKETGKLQNAIVLILLAILAVFTVFGLLNADLAKLRPFVPPDKGVSPLLPVTGLIFVSYLGFVQITSVAEEIKNPGKNLPRAVLGSVVIVTLVYALVLLTVLAAVDNSLVAGNETAVVDVARLLIGPVGAGAMLFGGLLATASSANASILASSRINFAMGRDRIVSTALNEIHPRFGTPYRSIAITGGFILLFILLADVNTLANAGSVLHLIIYGLLNVSLIVMRVSDPEDYQPDYRVPLYPFVPILGAITSFALIAFFANTIVLLAAGFVVFAMVWYAAYARTKATKQGILGKYLLQQSEQLPDAAVSAATSVQPDGGYRVMVPLSNPESERDLISLAGAVTKANDGTLVGVHIVKVPDQTALESAREEYDFAEADRLLEQARVDADELGVDMETHTVLSHRSFEEVFDAAETYNADLVVMGWGPDSHGSPGRAESAYEEITHALPYDVLVLKDRGFDPSHVLVPTAGGPDSDLSASIASVLREFCDAEIELLHVAEDRDVGERFLREWADERGLGDATLTVETGDVERAIESHATDASLLVVGATERGLLSRLVSGTVVMDVVDDVECSVLLAERSRSRSIRERLFG; this is encoded by the coding sequence ATGACAGACGAGGAACTCGCAAAAGACCTCGGCCCGCTCGCGGCGTTGACCATCGGTATCGGGACGATGATCGGTGCGGGCATCTTCGTGCTTCCGGGCGCTGCGGTCCAACAGGCCGGGCCGCTCTCGGCCGCCGCGTTCGTCCTCGGCGGCGTCATCGCGCTCTTGACCGCCATGTCCGCCAGCGAACTAGGCACCGCGATGCCGAAGTCCGGCGGCGCGTACTACTACATCAACCACGCCCTCGGGCCGCTGTTCGGCAGCGTCGCCGGGTGGGGCAACTGGATGGGGCTCGCGTTCGCCTCCGCGTTCTACATGACCGGCTTCGGTCAGTACGTGGTGACGTTCCTCCCCATTCCGAGCCTCGTCCTCGGTGGTGTCACGGTTTCCGCCGTGAAGCTCGTCGCCCTCGCGGGCGGCCTCCTCTTCGTGTTCATCAACTACGTCGGTGCGAAGGAGACGGGGAAGCTACAGAACGCCATCGTACTCATTTTGCTGGCCATCCTCGCCGTGTTCACGGTCTTCGGACTCCTGAACGCGGACCTCGCCAAACTCCGACCGTTCGTCCCGCCGGACAAGGGCGTGTCGCCGCTCCTGCCCGTGACCGGCCTCATCTTCGTCTCGTACCTCGGGTTCGTCCAGATTACCTCCGTCGCGGAGGAGATCAAGAACCCCGGCAAGAACCTCCCGCGTGCCGTCCTCGGCAGCGTCGTCATCGTGACGCTGGTGTACGCGCTCGTCCTCCTGACCGTGCTGGCCGCCGTGGACAACAGCCTCGTCGCCGGGAACGAGACCGCCGTCGTCGACGTCGCCCGGCTCCTCATCGGTCCGGTCGGTGCAGGTGCGATGCTGTTCGGCGGCCTCCTCGCCACCGCCTCGTCCGCGAACGCCTCGATTCTCGCCTCCTCGCGGATTAACTTCGCCATGGGGCGCGACCGAATCGTCTCCACGGCACTCAACGAGATTCACCCCCGGTTCGGCACGCCGTACCGCTCTATCGCCATCACCGGCGGGTTCATCCTCCTGTTTATCCTGCTGGCTGACGTCAACACCCTCGCGAACGCCGGGAGCGTCCTCCACCTCATCATCTACGGGCTGCTCAACGTCTCGCTCATCGTGATGCGCGTGTCCGACCCCGAGGATTACCAGCCGGACTACCGGGTTCCGCTGTACCCCTTTGTTCCCATCCTCGGGGCGATTACGTCGTTCGCACTCATCGCGTTCTTCGCCAACACCATCGTCCTCCTCGCGGCCGGCTTCGTGGTGTTCGCCATGGTGTGGTACGCCGCCTACGCCCGCACGAAAGCGACGAAGCAGGGCATCCTCGGAAAGTACCTGCTCCAGCAGTCGGAGCAGCTCCCGGATGCCGCAGTCTCGGCCGCCACGTCGGTCCAGCCCGACGGGGGCTACCGCGTCATGGTCCCGCTTTCGAACCCCGAAAGCGAGCGCGACCTCATCTCGCTGGCCGGGGCCGTCACCAAGGCCAACGACGGGACGCTCGTCGGCGTCCACATCGTGAAAGTGCCGGACCAGACCGCTCTCGAATCGGCCCGCGAGGAGTACGACTTCGCCGAGGCCGACCGCCTGCTCGAACAGGCCCGCGTCGACGCCGACGAACTCGGCGTGGACATGGAGACGCACACCGTTCTCTCTCACCGGTCGTTCGAGGAAGTGTTCGACGCGGCGGAGACCTACAACGCCGACCTCGTCGTCATGGGCTGGGGCCCCGACAGCCACGGGTCGCCCGGCCGCGCCGAGAGCGCGTACGAGGAGATAACGCACGCGCTCCCCTACGACGTGTTGGTGCTGAAGGACCGCGGCTTCGACCCCTCGCACGTGCTCGTCCCGACCGCCGGCGGCCCGGACTCCGACCTTTCGGCGTCCATCGCCTCTGTCCTCCGCGAGTTCTGCGACGCGGAGATAGAGCTCCTCCACGTCGCCGAAGACAGGGACGTGGGTGAGCGCTTCCTCCGCGAGTGGGCCGACGAGCGCGGCCTCGGCGACGCCACACTCACCGTCGAGACCGGCGACGTCGAGAGAGCCATCGAGTCGCACGCGACCGACGCGTCGCTCCTCGTCGTCGGTGCGACGGAGCGCGGCCTGCTCTCGCGGCTCGTCAGCGGCACCGTCGTCATGGACGTCGTCGACGACGTGGAGTGTTCGGTCCTCTTAGCCGAACGGAGTCGCTCTCGGAGCATCAGAGAGCGCCTGTTCGGATAG
- a CDS encoding universal stress protein, translating into MTEHVEPLFSRPLLPLANTDDAEVTCATAFPRIAAAGGQASVVHVIEKAGGAPDKAGVEQREEVADELFDIARRAADDAGIELQTDLRFATDVGDAILEAAHEADATAIVFTPRGGRSWWDLFSGAVREELIRHSDRPVVVLPPADSDKGGET; encoded by the coding sequence ATGACTGAACACGTCGAACCGCTGTTCTCACGTCCGCTGCTTCCGCTCGCGAACACGGACGACGCCGAAGTCACCTGCGCCACCGCGTTCCCGCGCATCGCCGCGGCCGGCGGTCAAGCCTCGGTCGTCCACGTCATCGAGAAAGCGGGCGGCGCGCCGGACAAAGCCGGCGTCGAACAGCGCGAGGAGGTCGCGGACGAACTGTTCGATATCGCTCGCCGCGCCGCGGACGACGCCGGCATCGAACTCCAGACCGACCTCCGGTTCGCGACCGACGTCGGCGACGCCATCCTCGAGGCGGCGCACGAGGCCGACGCGACGGCCATCGTCTTCACCCCGCGCGGCGGTCGCTCGTGGTGGGACCTCTTTTCCGGCGCGGTCCGAGAAGAGCTGATTCGACACAGCGACCGTCCCGTGGTCGTGCTGCCACCGGCCGATTCCGACAAAGGCGGTGAAACATGA